In Oscillatoria acuminata PCC 6304, a single window of DNA contains:
- a CDS encoding site-2 protease family protein — protein sequence MNGNIRIGNLFGIPFFVNPSWFLVLALVTFSYGGALAAQFPAMGLIFPWILGLVAALLLFASVLAHELGHSFVAIRQGIEVKSITLFLFGGLASLERESKTPGEAFWVAIAGPAVSFLLFALFSAVALTAPLTGPMAAILGLLASINLMLALFNLIPGLPLDGGNILKSLVWKITGNPYKGVIFAGRVGQALGWIAILLGGLSILGISNIGSFWTLLIGFFLVQNAGTAAQSASIQDTLSHYTAADAVNPNSPIVSAELSLREFANEYIIGSKTQWRKFLVTDEAGYLIGSIAVDDLKLISTSDWPNTPVKELMKTVESTTTIKSNVTLLEAIAILEDRDLSELPVINDNGVLVGLLEKGEIVRKLQQKSSQTNPA from the coding sequence ATGAACGGCAACATTCGCATCGGCAACTTATTCGGAATTCCTTTTTTTGTGAATCCCTCGTGGTTTTTAGTGCTGGCTTTAGTGACCTTTAGTTATGGCGGAGCACTGGCGGCTCAATTCCCAGCAATGGGCTTAATATTCCCCTGGATCTTAGGATTGGTTGCGGCGTTGTTGCTGTTTGCTTCAGTCTTAGCCCATGAACTGGGACATAGTTTTGTAGCCATTCGTCAGGGAATTGAAGTCAAATCTATCACTTTGTTCCTGTTTGGTGGACTCGCGAGTTTAGAACGGGAGTCCAAAACCCCCGGTGAGGCATTTTGGGTGGCGATCGCCGGACCGGCAGTGAGCTTTCTGTTGTTTGCACTCTTTAGTGCAGTCGCCTTGACTGCGCCGTTAACGGGTCCAATGGCCGCGATTCTGGGACTGTTGGCCTCAATCAACTTAATGTTAGCCCTGTTTAACCTGATTCCCGGTTTACCCCTCGATGGCGGGAACATCCTCAAATCCCTCGTCTGGAAAATTACCGGCAATCCTTACAAAGGTGTGATTTTTGCCGGACGAGTCGGCCAAGCACTGGGTTGGATTGCGATTCTCCTCGGTGGGTTGTCCATCCTCGGCATCAGTAACATTGGTAGCTTCTGGACGCTGTTAATCGGGTTCTTCCTGGTTCAAAATGCGGGAACTGCTGCACAATCGGCCTCAATTCAAGATACCCTCTCTCACTATACGGCAGCGGATGCGGTCAACCCCAACAGTCCGATTGTCTCTGCGGAACTCTCTTTGCGTGAGTTCGCCAACGAGTATATTATTGGTAGCAAAACTCAATGGCGCAAGTTTTTAGTGACCGATGAGGCGGGTTATTTAATCGGGTCGATCGCCGTGGATGATTTGAAACTGATTTCGACCTCGGATTGGCCGAATACCCCGGTGAAAGAACTGATGAAAACCGTGGAATCCACGACTACCATCAAATCCAATGTCACCTTACTCGAAGCGATCGCCATTCTCGAAGACCGAGATTTAAGTGAATTACCTGTCATTAATGACAATGGCGTTTTAGTCGGACTCCTGGAAAAAGGTGAGATTGTCCGCAAGCTGCAACAAAAATCTAGCCAAACGAATCCTGCCTAA
- a CDS encoding IscS subfamily cysteine desulfurase, translated as MSDRPIYLDCHATTPVDQRVIEVMLPYFTDYFGNPASINHQYGWEAEAAIQQARETLADAIHATPEEIIFTSGATEANNLAIKGVAESYFQKGRHIITVQTEHNAVLDPCAYLETLGFDITYLPVQPDGLLDLSELENALRADTVLVSVMAANNEIGVLQPLTEIGGLCKERGIIFHSDAAQGIGKIPLDVQEMQVDLMSLTAHKIYGPKGVGLLYVRRRNPRVKIAPQIHGGGHERGLRSGTLYVPQIVGFAKAVALGLAEMESEGDRLTRLRQRLWEQLQSLESVFLNGHPTQRLAGNLNISVGGVDGQALLLGLQSVMAVSSGSACTSAKIAPSHVLEAIGRSPELAFASVRFGIGRFNTVEEIDTVAQQAIVTIESLRKVRSSFRSSSSI; from the coding sequence ATGTCCGATCGCCCCATTTATCTCGACTGTCATGCCACCACCCCGGTAGATCAACGGGTGATTGAGGTGATGCTGCCTTATTTTACCGACTATTTCGGGAATCCAGCCAGCATTAATCATCAATATGGATGGGAAGCAGAAGCGGCAATTCAACAAGCTAGAGAGACCCTCGCTGATGCCATTCATGCCACCCCAGAAGAAATCATTTTTACCAGTGGTGCCACGGAAGCCAATAATTTAGCCATTAAAGGCGTGGCGGAAAGTTATTTTCAAAAAGGACGGCATATCATTACGGTTCAAACTGAACATAATGCCGTTCTTGACCCCTGTGCCTACTTAGAAACCTTGGGATTTGATATTACCTATCTGCCGGTTCAACCCGATGGATTGCTAGATTTATCCGAGTTGGAAAATGCCTTGCGTGCCGATACGGTGTTGGTATCTGTAATGGCGGCGAATAATGAAATTGGCGTTTTACAACCGTTGACAGAAATTGGGGGGCTTTGTAAAGAACGGGGGATTATTTTTCATAGTGATGCAGCCCAGGGGATTGGTAAAATTCCCCTGGATGTGCAGGAAATGCAGGTGGATTTAATGTCATTAACGGCCCATAAAATTTATGGACCAAAAGGGGTGGGGCTCCTCTATGTTCGTCGGCGTAATCCTCGGGTGAAAATTGCTCCCCAGATTCATGGGGGAGGACATGAAAGGGGGTTGCGATCGGGGACGCTGTATGTGCCTCAGATTGTCGGATTTGCCAAAGCGGTGGCGTTGGGATTGGCAGAAATGGAGTCAGAAGGCGATCGCCTGACAAGATTGCGACAGCGGTTATGGGAGCAATTGCAATCTTTGGAGTCAGTGTTTTTGAATGGTCATCCCACCCAACGATTGGCTGGTAACTTAAATATCAGTGTGGGGGGAGTGGATGGTCAAGCGTTATTGTTGGGACTGCAATCGGTGATGGCGGTATCGTCGGGTTCGGCTTGTACTTCGGCAAAAATTGCGCCGTCTCATGTGTTGGAGGCAATCGGGCGATCGCCGGAGTTAGCCTTTGCTTCGGTGCGATTTGGAATCGGGCGATTTAATACGGTTGAGGAGATTGATACCGTGGCGCAACAGGCGATCGTCACCATAGAATCGTTACGAAAAGTTCGCTCGTCCTTCCGTTCCTCGTCATCGATTTAG
- a CDS encoding CHAT domain-containing protein — protein sequence MGKPIQLIITGLVATVIGAHPQPLLAQGIDPATDGTGTTVTTDGPQFNIQGGQQSADGANLFHSFDRFNLEAGQVANFLSNPAIANILGRITGGDASYINGLIQITGGHSNLYLMNPAGILFGSNAQLNVPGDFLATTATGIGLGDGWFNATGENNWASLVGTPSQFAFGLEQPGSIANFGELILQPGNHLTLLGGSILNTGTIASPGGTITIAAVPGESVVRISQENHLLSLEVRQQEIHPLGAIAPLSLPELLVGGSLTHATGVEIQEDGTIALTGSGVTVTPQPGDVMTSGTLDVSAEETAGGQIALLGNRVAVVEGTLDASGSGGGTIRIGGDFQGRGNIPNATQTVVTEGSEIAADAIHAGDGGTVILWADDTTEFAGSITARGSQETPSDGGFVEVSGKETLLFRGHVDLSAVRGTVGNLLLDPENIEIVANGGTHNHTLLFNSLISWMDDPDINYTISVGNLTSIIADIRLEASNDIIIADGVSLNFANPGGTLIGANPLQLAFIANANNSGSGDFRMDPTQSIIAKGRSLTISGVNITLGNVDVSDISTNILFIGLMARNAGSVTLNATGGDIVTGNIIAEANDDLLGDLIQQGGGNITLSAPLGRVETGILSTAAYMDGLVKGDGGAIAIAAGTDIQTGNISTRSSGASAGAVTLDSTSGSIVTGDINSRSYNNGNGGYIRLMSNQGNIETDRIWSRSNTNGTSGGSIDLYAPTGTISVQSIQGYINPINIEGDLRVNQDLTIEQYLDQGDIHLEGSVNGDARLFLQTELGTVTINSVVGEETPLVDLTVNAAQTAIAENITTTNTQTYNTPINVTGDVELTANRIHFTDVVSGTTHLTLQPFNPTQDMAIGGPGTGNPNIFQLTATDLSWLQPGFASLTIGRSNSSGIATVTNSLTFNDPLLIRSPEDAGSIFAPDGIVGNASIALDAGTDIITGDIIAPEGIELNAGENIITKILNASSAGDGGDITVAAGGNVTPGNITAVGSSGTGGAITLTAGGIITPEDEIITNNNAIQIEGTVILDRDTTVDAGGGTIDIIGEIDGGYDLTLQTATGTINLEGNIGETTPLNLLTTDTPTTLSGNATVILLDFGDSLLLDGNLRLRGEEIDFGGPVSGTGDLTLEPFTANQPIALGYADNNTPALDLTLTELNQLQNGFNSITIGRINGTAPIDLNQLSISDPLTVRSQTGVINLHNTVRGTDNASLTFSTREEIQILNPATVETTNGDITFDGPVNGNQDLTVTAGTSSINFNSSVGAITPLNDITLTADDLNFGGTIRGEGNLVLQPFTPSLDIKLGAVNPGNHSALTLTTSELDLLQTGFNSITIGRIDGTGSTTLEAGRGGVIEFRDSLILRGNTVELAGLVRGANDSSITFEGNSIILEENTAVKTGQGDITFAGTVTGDRALTLNAENGTIRLETANLAELNATAIATILDGDIVTSQSNGITIQGDNIQLNRDLTLDTSAANGSINLGGTVNGSQELTLNSGTGNLQLENAIGNIIPLIGLEIQAGNVTVDAPVAVELGGVTIDATGTVRLNRPIATEGNTEVTAVGNISTQDLTARNITLESTSGSVAITGPLTTQGDNGGAIALSANSGITGGNLNSSANLGTGGNLTVNTTTGNIVLGNLNTFGMTAGGEVSIETGNNITIGSVNSRATAGDGGNIALTGGNGTLAPGTITSGDLNASGTLDGGTIQVLAETAIFAGAIAATGTTGAGGNVTLDPEGDIEVSWINAEGGTIGGTVDITTQSNFRATGTFTAANGQPASISTIGGTGSGAIVIRHGGDGIVPFVVGDASINGTAGALITGTDAISNDSFLYTFTQGNIGIYSVPEPPPEPVQEPIQEPIQEPTPAPTPAPVESSTPTPTPAPTPTPAPTPTPTPTPTPTPAPTPTPTPTPTPAPTPAPGESSTPTPAPTPAPGESSTPEPIKVPIPIQSPSEASQPLPIPEPAGNIPRVSIAPISPQELPPSEQSLDSGPDQIVGPESERSPILVPSESTESLEPPQLLPNPGVTEPIEATANPGEVPAIALDTENGPLLELPGEVTETLPLPQPTGETVPEPGEAAIAPLSDPIAASTPGDRVSISNLNYSVGQPLEPLGDPGLIFNEILTIDSSIWYQWAITRNPNLSETEIAEGKEMLASLKQMKSTLGNFIPNGNFRDLSLFPHQQEHNYMSPLAMGAYPNSQPLMEREKAEQMNSRLELAFANQNSEEILWAIEDFRNQEFQDHLGVTGNLPSQNLTLGSFQETLNNLKAQTGKQAAILYAISRDDRLEIILVPPVGSPIRKTIFEATPEVLFPVVNTFRWEITDPRRKNMNNYFDSGKKLYDWIIGPIAEELETLEIDTILFSLDPGLRSLPIAALFDGEQFLIEQYSLSLIPSFSLTSHSYLPLENSPVLAMGASKFTQHSSLPAVPLELTTIVEQTGSQQSFLNEEFTLENLLQYHKKDNLKIIHLATHAEFQAGDRTNSYIQLWDRRLNLDEMTTLQLDMPKVELLVLSACRTALGDREAELGFAGLAVKTGVKTAIASLWYVNDEATLGLMTELYHYLNLVPLKADALRQAQLAMLQGEVRIESNRLIHSQGAIDLPPELSDVGSYPLSHPYYWSGFTAIGSPW from the coding sequence ATGGGAAAGCCAATTCAGTTGATCATCACTGGATTAGTTGCCACGGTGATTGGCGCGCATCCACAACCCTTGTTGGCCCAAGGCATTGACCCGGCAACCGATGGGACCGGGACCACGGTTACCACCGATGGACCACAATTTAATATTCAGGGGGGACAACAATCGGCAGATGGGGCCAATTTGTTCCATAGTTTTGACCGCTTCAATTTAGAGGCCGGACAAGTTGCCAATTTTCTGTCCAACCCCGCGATCGCTAACATTTTGGGGCGAATAACTGGGGGCGATGCCTCTTATATTAATGGATTAATTCAAATTACCGGGGGCCATTCCAATCTCTATTTAATGAATCCGGCAGGAATTCTCTTCGGGTCGAACGCGCAACTTAACGTTCCCGGAGACTTTTTAGCAACAACGGCCACTGGAATCGGGTTGGGGGATGGGTGGTTTAATGCGACTGGGGAAAATAACTGGGCAAGTTTAGTGGGAACCCCGTCTCAATTTGCCTTTGGGTTAGAACAACCGGGAAGTATTGCTAATTTTGGAGAGTTAATCCTGCAACCGGGAAATCACTTAACTTTGTTAGGCGGGAGTATTCTCAATACCGGAACCATTGCCTCTCCTGGGGGAACGATTACGATCGCCGCAGTCCCCGGTGAAAGTGTGGTGAGAATTTCCCAAGAAAATCATTTGCTGAGTTTAGAGGTAAGGCAGCAAGAGATTCATCCCTTGGGGGCGATCGCCCCCCTATCTTTACCCGAGTTGCTTGTTGGGGGGAGTCTCACCCATGCCACTGGGGTTGAAATCCAGGAAGATGGCACGATCGCCCTCACGGGTTCAGGAGTCACCGTTACGCCACAACCGGGCGATGTCATGACCTCCGGGACTCTGGATGTCTCGGCAGAGGAAACAGCAGGAGGACAAATTGCCCTCCTCGGCAACCGAGTGGCGGTCGTTGAGGGGACCCTGGATGCCTCGGGAAGTGGCGGCGGAACGATTAGAATTGGTGGAGACTTTCAGGGACGGGGAAATATTCCCAATGCTACCCAGACTGTCGTTACAGAAGGGTCAGAAATTGCGGCAGATGCCATTCATGCCGGGGATGGCGGTACAGTGATTTTATGGGCCGATGATACCACCGAGTTTGCCGGGAGTATCACCGCCCGAGGCAGTCAGGAAACCCCATCCGATGGCGGATTTGTGGAAGTATCTGGGAAAGAAACCCTCCTGTTTCGCGGTCATGTGGATTTGAGTGCAGTCCGGGGAACCGTGGGGAACCTGCTGCTGGACCCAGAAAATATTGAAATTGTGGCGAATGGCGGGACTCACAACCATACCCTGCTGTTTAATAGCCTTATTTCATGGATGGATGACCCCGACATTAATTATACAATTAGCGTTGGAAATCTGACTTCAATTATCGCCGATATCCGTTTGGAGGCGAGTAACGATATTATCATCGCCGATGGGGTTTCGCTGAACTTTGCCAATCCCGGAGGAACTCTGATTGGGGCCAATCCCTTACAATTGGCCTTTATCGCCAATGCCAATAATAGCGGCAGTGGCGACTTTAGAATGGACCCGACTCAATCGATTATCGCCAAAGGTCGGAGTCTGACCATTTCTGGGGTGAATATTACCCTGGGAAATGTGGATGTGAGTGATATTAGTACGAATATCCTATTTATCGGACTAATGGCCCGAAATGCCGGTAGTGTCACCCTCAACGCCACTGGGGGAGATATTGTCACCGGGAATATCATCGCCGAGGCGAATGATGATTTGCTGGGGGATTTGATTCAGCAAGGGGGTGGGAATATTACTCTATCGGCCCCCTTGGGACGAGTGGAAACGGGGATTCTCAGTACCGCTGCCTATATGGATGGGTTGGTGAAAGGGGATGGGGGTGCAATTGCGATCGCTGCTGGAACCGATATCCAAACAGGTAATATCAGCACCCGCAGTAGTGGTGCTTCTGCTGGTGCCGTCACCTTAGATAGCACCAGTGGTTCCATTGTGACCGGAGATATCAATTCTCGGTCTTATAATAACGGAAACGGCGGATACATTCGCCTCATGTCCAATCAGGGAAACATTGAGACGGATAGAATTTGGTCTCGGTCTAACACAAATGGGACCAGTGGCGGCAGTATCGATTTATATGCACCGACGGGGACAATTTCGGTGCAGTCGATTCAAGGATATATTAATCCGATTAACATTGAGGGCGATTTACGGGTTAATCAGGACTTGACAATTGAACAGTATCTCGACCAAGGAGATATTCACCTAGAAGGGTCGGTAAATGGGGATGCCCGGTTGTTCCTTCAGACGGAATTGGGGACAGTCACGATTAATTCCGTTGTGGGGGAGGAGACGCCGTTAGTTGATTTAACGGTAAATGCGGCACAGACGGCGATCGCCGAGAATATCACCACCACCAATACTCAAACCTATAATACCCCGATTAATGTAACCGGGGATGTGGAACTCACGGCCAATCGGATTCATTTTACCGATGTCGTTTCCGGGACAACTCACCTCACCTTACAACCGTTCAACCCCACCCAAGATATGGCGATCGGGGGACCGGGAACTGGAAATCCCAACATTTTCCAACTCACAGCAACGGATTTGAGTTGGTTACAACCGGGATTTGCCTCCCTGACGATTGGCCGGAGTAACAGTAGTGGGATTGCTACGGTAACTAACTCTCTTACTTTTAACGACCCCTTGCTGATTAGATCCCCCGAGGATGCGGGTTCGATTTTTGCCCCGGATGGGATTGTGGGAAATGCCTCGATCGCCTTAGATGCCGGGACCGATATTATCACCGGGGATATCATCGCCCCAGAAGGGATTGAACTCAATGCCGGGGAAAATATTATCACAAAAATCCTGAATGCCTCATCTGCTGGGGATGGCGGGGATATTACAGTTGCAGCAGGCGGCAATGTTACCCCGGGAAATATCACCGCCGTAGGAAGTTCCGGAACCGGAGGTGCGATCACGCTGACTGCTGGCGGAATCATCACCCCAGAAGATGAAATCATCACTAACAACAATGCCATTCAAATTGAAGGCACAGTTATCCTTGATCGCGATACCACCGTTGATGCCGGAGGCGGTACCATTGATATCATCGGCGAGATTGATGGGGGGTATGATTTAACCTTGCAGACTGCCACGGGTACAATCAACCTAGAGGGAAATATTGGAGAAACTACCCCCTTAAATCTCTTAACCACCGATACCCCCACCACCTTATCGGGAAATGCCACTGTCATTCTCCTCGACTTCGGGGACAGTTTATTATTAGATGGCAATCTCCGCTTACGGGGAGAAGAAATTGACTTTGGCGGTCCGGTTTCCGGGACAGGTGACCTCACCTTAGAACCCTTCACCGCCAACCAACCCATTGCCCTAGGGTATGCCGATAATAATACCCCCGCTTTAGACTTGACTTTAACCGAATTAAATCAATTGCAAAATGGATTTAATTCGATTACCATTGGCCGAATCAATGGAACTGCACCGATTGATTTGAATCAACTTTCTATCAGTGACCCTCTGACCGTGCGATCGCAAACCGGCGTGATTAATCTCCATAATACGGTCCGAGGCACGGATAACGCTTCCCTGACCTTTTCAACCCGTGAAGAGATTCAAATTCTCAATCCTGCCACCGTAGAAACAACCAACGGAGACATTACCTTCGATGGACCCGTTAATGGCAATCAAGACTTAACCGTAACTGCCGGAACCAGCAGCATCAATTTTAATTCCAGTGTGGGTGCAATCACTCCTTTAAATGATATTACTTTAACCGCTGACGACCTAAATTTTGGCGGCACAATTCGGGGTGAAGGGAATTTAGTGTTACAACCCTTTACTCCCAGTTTAGATATCAAACTCGGGGCAGTTAATCCGGGAAATCATTCCGCCTTAACCCTGACTACATCGGAACTCGATTTATTACAAACTGGATTTAACTCCATTACCATCGGACGGATTGATGGAACCGGAAGCACAACCCTAGAAGCAGGTCGGGGCGGTGTTATAGAATTTAGAGATTCGCTGATTTTGCGGGGGAATACCGTAGAACTTGCCGGTTTGGTTAGGGGGGCGAATGATTCCTCAATTACCTTTGAAGGCAACAGCATTATTCTTGAGGAAAACACAGCAGTGAAAACGGGCCAGGGAGATATTACCTTTGCTGGAACCGTGACGGGCGATCGCGCCTTAACTCTGAATGCAGAGAATGGCACTATTCGCTTAGAAACTGCTAATTTAGCGGAACTGAATGCCACAGCAATTGCAACGATTTTGGATGGGGATATTGTCACCTCCCAGAGTAATGGAATTACCATTCAGGGAGACAATATTCAACTGAATCGAGATCTGACTCTGGATACCTCCGCAGCAAATGGATCAATTAATCTTGGGGGAACCGTGAATGGTTCCCAGGAGTTGACCTTAAATAGCGGTACAGGTAACCTCCAACTTGAGAATGCGATCGGGAATATAATTCCCCTGATTGGATTAGAAATTCAGGCCGGGAATGTGACCGTCGATGCCCCAGTCGCCGTAGAATTGGGTGGGGTAACCATCGATGCCACGGGAACCGTTCGTCTGAACCGCCCGATCGCCACGGAGGGCAATACCGAAGTCACCGCCGTGGGGAATATCAGCACCCAGGATCTCACTGCCCGCAACATTACCCTAGAAAGTACATCGGGTTCAGTTGCCATCACCGGACCCCTAACCACTCAGGGAGACAATGGCGGGGCGATCGCCCTGAGTGCCAATAGCGGCATCACTGGGGGAAACCTCAATAGTAGCGCCAACCTCGGAACTGGGGGAAATCTCACCGTTAATACTACTACCGGAAATATTGTCCTGGGAAATCTCAACACATTCGGCATGACTGCCGGGGGTGAGGTGAGCATTGAAACCGGGAATAATATCACCATCGGTTCCGTGAATAGTCGCGCCACAGCGGGAGATGGAGGGAACATTGCTTTAACCGGAGGCAATGGCACTCTGGCACCGGGAACCATTACCTCGGGAGACTTGAATGCCTCTGGTACATTGGATGGAGGAACCATTCAAGTCCTTGCTGAAACCGCCATCTTTGCCGGGGCGATCGCCGCCACAGGTACTACGGGGGCCGGGGGAAATGTCACCCTTGACCCGGAAGGGGATATTGAAGTGAGTTGGATTAATGCCGAAGGGGGGACAATCGGGGGAACGGTTGATATTACCACCCAGAGCAATTTCCGCGCTACCGGGACATTTACCGCAGCAAATGGACAACCGGCGAGTATTTCCACCATTGGGGGTACAGGTAGTGGTGCGATCGTCATTCGTCACGGCGGCGATGGGATTGTTCCTTTTGTTGTAGGAGATGCCAGCATCAATGGGACTGCCGGGGCCTTGATCACCGGGACCGATGCGATTAGTAATGACTCGTTTTTATACACATTTACCCAAGGCAATATCGGAATTTACTCGGTTCCCGAACCCCCACCGGAACCCGTACAGGAACCGATTCAAGAACCCATCCAGGAACCAACACCCGCGCCAACACCCGCGCCGGTAGAATCCTCTACGCCAACACCAACACCTGCGCCAACGCCAACACCTGCGCCAACACCAACACCAACGCCAACACCAACACCAACACCTGCGCCAACACCAACGCCAACGCCAACGCCAACACCTGCGCCAACACCCGCGCCGGGAGAATCCTCTACGCCAACACCTGCGCCAACACCCGCGCCGGGAGAATCCTCTACGCCGGAACCCATCAAGGTGCCGATACCGATTCAATCACCATCGGAGGCATCCCAACCCCTGCCTATACCAGAACCAGCAGGAAATATTCCCCGGGTTTCGATCGCCCCGATATCGCCGCAGGAATTGCCACCGAGTGAGCAATCCCTAGACTCGGGACCGGATCAAATCGTCGGTCCGGAAAGTGAGCGATCGCCGATTCTTGTTCCTTCAGAATCCACCGAGTCCCTAGAACCGCCCCAGTTATTGCCAAATCCGGGGGTAACCGAACCCATTGAGGCAACTGCGAACCCAGGAGAAGTGCCAGCGATCGCACTGGATACGGAGAATGGGCCCTTACTGGAATTGCCAGGGGAAGTCACCGAAACTTTACCCTTACCCCAACCCACCGGGGAGACTGTGCCAGAACCGGGAGAAGCGGCGATCGCACCTTTATCCGACCCCATCGCCGCCAGTACACCCGGCGATCGGGTTTCTATCTCCAACCTCAACTACTCCGTTGGACAACCCTTAGAACCCCTTGGCGATCCGGGATTGATTTTCAATGAAATTTTGACCATTGATAGTTCAATTTGGTATCAATGGGCCATCACCAGAAATCCCAACTTATCGGAGACAGAAATTGCCGAAGGGAAGGAAATGCTGGCCTCCCTCAAACAAATGAAATCTACCCTGGGAAATTTCATTCCCAATGGTAATTTCAGGGACTTATCTTTGTTTCCTCATCAACAGGAACACAACTATATGAGTCCCCTAGCAATGGGGGCGTATCCCAATTCTCAACCCTTGATGGAGCGGGAAAAAGCTGAACAGATGAACTCGCGCCTAGAATTGGCATTTGCTAATCAAAATTCTGAAGAAATTCTCTGGGCGATCGAAGATTTTCGGAATCAAGAATTCCAAGATCATCTAGGTGTTACTGGCAATTTACCCTCGCAAAATTTAACCCTGGGTAGCTTCCAAGAGACCTTAAACAACCTCAAGGCACAAACGGGAAAACAGGCCGCCATTCTGTATGCCATTTCTCGGGACGATCGCTTGGAAATCATCTTAGTCCCCCCCGTTGGAAGTCCCATTCGCAAGACCATTTTTGAAGCGACTCCGGAAGTGTTGTTTCCCGTGGTCAATACATTTCGATGGGAAATTACCGACCCGAGACGAAAAAATATGAACAACTATTTTGACTCTGGAAAAAAATTGTATGATTGGATTATTGGGCCAATTGCTGAAGAATTAGAAACCTTAGAAATTGACACTATCCTGTTTTCTTTAGATCCGGGATTACGCAGTTTACCCATTGCGGCATTATTTGATGGGGAGCAGTTTTTAATTGAACAGTATAGTTTGAGTTTAATTCCCAGTTTTAGCCTAACCTCCCATAGCTATCTTCCCCTGGAAAATTCTCCAGTTTTGGCAATGGGAGCCTCCAAATTTACTCAGCACTCTTCTTTACCCGCAGTGCCATTAGAGTTAACAACGATTGTGGAGCAAACCGGGTCCCAGCAATCTTTTTTAAACGAAGAGTTTACCCTGGAAAACTTGTTGCAGTACCATAAAAAAGATAATTTAAAAATCATTCATCTGGCGACTCACGCCGAATTTCAAGCGGGCGATCGCACGAATTCTTATATTCAACTCTGGGACCGTCGGCTGAATTTAGATGAAATGACGACATTACAGTTAGATATGCCCAAAGTGGAGTTGTTAGTGCTTTCTGCCTGTCGGACGGCCCTCGGCGATCGCGAGGCGGAATTAGGGTTTGCGGGATTAGCGGTTAAAACAGGCGTAAAAACAGCGATCGCCTCTCTGTGGTATGTCAACGATGAAGCCACATTAGGACTAATGACCGAATTATATCATTATCTCAACTTAGTTCCCCTGAAAGCCGATGCCTTGCGTCAAGCACAACTCGCCATGCTACAGGGGGAAGTGAGAATCGAATCCAATCGCCTGATTCACTCCCAAGGGGCGATCGACCTACCACCGGAATTGTCAGATGTCGGATCTTATCCCTTATCTCATCCCTACTATTGGTCCGGATTTACGGCGATCGGCAGTCCCTGGTAA
- a CDS encoding Mo-dependent nitrogenase C-terminal domain-containing protein translates to MFILSNLLAQSKTTSKLRFDDVLLPIRNWIEGIEIKNTQQAKELCKLIPAQCPFERDIQLFGRTLFHIPPLCKLNPFYEQLVFLRFRALCFLADECGEDVTAYC, encoded by the coding sequence ATGTTTATTTTATCAAACTTATTAGCCCAGTCGAAAACTACTTCTAAACTTCGGTTTGATGATGTCCTGCTGCCCATTCGCAACTGGATCGAGGGCATTGAAATTAAAAATACACAACAGGCGAAAGAGTTGTGCAAGCTGATTCCGGCGCAATGTCCATTTGAACGGGATATCCAGCTATTTGGACGGACTTTGTTTCACATTCCGCCGCTGTGTAAGCTCAATCCGTTTTATGAGCAACTGGTATTTTTGCGGTTTCGGGCATTATGTTTCCTCGCCGATGAATGTGGCGAAGATGTCACTGCCTATTGTTAA
- a CDS encoding DUF732 domain-containing protein, whose product MLKTSLACLSTSLVLCSLTPAYAQEFDTVLQELLTPEELQIHQQVGSQQAQQLGQNACNALAAGSSVEDFATEVAESLAQENLPQAQLQARGLYSGKVIAVGVALFCPDRFSQLQGL is encoded by the coding sequence ATGCTGAAAACATCCCTGGCTTGTCTAAGCACTTCCCTGGTTTTATGCTCTCTCACTCCCGCTTATGCTCAAGAATTTGATACCGTTTTACAAGAACTATTGACCCCAGAGGAACTCCAAATCCATCAACAGGTGGGGAGTCAACAGGCACAACAACTGGGTCAAAATGCCTGTAACGCCCTGGCTGCCGGGTCTTCCGTCGAAGACTTTGCCACAGAAGTCGCCGAGTCCCTCGCCCAAGAAAACCTCCCCCAAGCGCAATTACAAGCGCGGGGTCTCTATAGCGGGAAGGTGATTGCTGTTGGAGTCGCCCTCTTCTGTCCCGATCGCTTTTCCCAATTGCAAGGCTTATAA